The Theileria annulata chromosome 3, complete sequence, *** SEQUENCING IN PROGRESS *** genome has a segment encoding these proteins:
- a CDS encoding uncharacterized protein (note;~Tap-24g11.q1c.C.cand.124 - score = 14.22;~Signal peptide predicted for TA03870 by SignalP 2.0 HMM (Signal peptide probability 1.000, signal anchor probability 0.000) with cleavage site probability 0.982 between residues 17 and 18) → MKFVILALLALASGLHAKELNLKDLGFVLFGKHGDGTKTSVAAGKCPLGELPDTVFLHKTFSKGGKFFTWVRPVHGKVHKLVCGSFAVWEAAVGEVLLDLHFVGNKESEKFLHLEVLHPAVGSHHLFLKFAAGATPGVGVHLGMGAFVVGVHGLVADLPALEGLPAHAFVHALAAHAAHVAHHAAHAALKADGGLVVPV, encoded by the coding sequence ATGAAGTTCGTTATATTAGCTTTACTTGCTTTGGCATCTGGCCTTCATGCTAAGGAATTGAACCTGAAGGACTTAGGCTTTGTACTTTTTGGAAAGCACGGTGATGGTACTAAAACCTCAGTTGCAGCTGGCAAATGCCCACTCGGAGAGCTTCCCGATACTGTGTTCCTTCACAAGACCTTTTCTAAGGGAGGTAAATTCTTCACATGGGTCAGACCAGTACATGGCAAGGTTCATAAGTTAGTATGTGGATCCTTTGCTGTCTGGGAGGCTGCTGTTGGTGAAGTACTTCTTGACTTGCACTTTGTAGGTAACAAGGAATCTGAGAAGTTCCTCCACTTGGAAGTTCTTCACCCAGCTGTTGGTTCACACCACTTATTCCTTAAATTCGCTGCTGGTGCTACCCCTGGTGTCGGTGTTCATCTTGGTATGGGTGCCTTTGTAGTTGGTGTTCATGGATTAGTCGCTGATCTTCCTGCACTTGAAGGTCTTCCTGCTCATGCATTTGTACACGCATTGGCTGCCCATGCTGCACATGTTGCTCATCATGCAGCTCATGCTGCACTCAAGGCCGATGGTGGTCTTGTTGTTCCTgtctaa
- a CDS encoding uncharacterized protein (note;~Tap-24g11.q1c.cand.113 - score = 28.01;~1 probable transmembrane helix predicted for TA03865 by TMHMM2.0 at aa 7-29), which produces MKNDKIIYWLIFSFFYQFISCYIITNSFTTFINTLNTFNTLNTVNTVNSEDWSTNIEENITHFAAPKVGTGPTGTRFESQSSTPNDSTVVPGTKVSSSTVVSSNEETSITKDGTIGPSTVTMGKGANFTAIECTMGKGANSTAIECTSEKNPNKIAAVTNFGESSTNTVETPGGIRKLNYIERKEIIKKINLKDNKLIKNIISKYKLTEIITNKKPKLKKIKQFEIKKLTNEINSFDEELESFGDIEPTQINHVKAGSFIYYKNEVYILISIQHIAQARAKGHYKVKMKLLHTNKENSFSFPDGAKLSIIIHNKISCIYSHFDINTNSYVFIRDGDSDHGVNSSKDIGGVSKGTEVGGLTGGTDTGVTGDSTGNNIRINKNMNINALKYMKSGLKVSITMWKDKILNVFIPFHIEYKVVKINTGNYAATLDNGLTVLVPTYIKVNDHIEITTKAGEFLRRTKIS; this is translated from the exons atgaaaaatgataaaattatttattggttaattttttcatttttttatcaatttatttcat gttatattattactaattcTTTTACtacttttattaatacactaaatacttttaatacccttaatacTGTTAATACTGTTAATAGTGAGGATTGGAGTACTAATattgaagaaaatattactcattttgctgcacctaaagTAGGTACTGGACCTACTGGTACTAGGTTCGAATCCCAGTCCAGTACTCCTAACGATAGTACAGTTGTACCTGGTACTAAGGTTAGTAGTAGTACAGTTGTATCTAGTAATGAGGAAACTAGTATTACTAAGGATGGTACCattggaccaagcaccgttactatgggaaagggagctaattttacagctatagagtgtactatgggaaagggagctaattctacagccATAGAGTGTACTAGTGAGAAAAATCCTAATAAAATTGCTGCTGTTACTAATTTTGGGGAGTCAAGTACTAATACTGTGGAAACCCCTGGAGgtattagaaaattaaattatatagaaagaaaggaaataataaagaaaataaatttaaaggataataaattaattaaaaatataatatcgaaatataaattaacagaaataataacaaataaaaaaccgaaattaaagaaaataaaacaatttgaaataaagaaattaacaaatgaaataaattcatttgatGAAGAATTGGAATCATTTGGTGATATCGAACCAACACAAATCAATCATGTGAAGGCTGGtagttttatatattataaaaatgaagtttatatattaatttctataCAACATATTGCACAAGCAAGAGCTAAAGGACATTATAAagttaaaatgaaattattacatactaataaagaaaattctTTTTCTTTCCCAGACGGTGCTAAATTATCCATTATAATAcataataaaatatcatGTATTTATTCACATTttgatattaatactaattcATATGTTTTTATCCGTGACGGTGACAGTGACCATGGAGTTAATAGTAGTAAAGATATTGGAGGAGTTAGTAAAGGTACTGAAGTAGGTGGACTTACTGGAGGTACGGATACTGGAGTTACTGGAGATAGTACTGGAAATAAtataagaataaataagaatatgaatataaatgCATTGAAATATATGAAATCAGGATTAAAAGTGAGTATAACAATGTGGAAAGATAAGATATTGAATGTGTTTATACCATTTCatatagaatataaagtAGTAAAAATCAATACAGGTAATTATGCAGCTACTTTAGATAATGGTTTAACAGTATTAGTACCAACTTATATCAAAGTTAATGATCATATTGAAATCACAACCAAAGCCGGTGAATTCTTAAGAAGAACTAAAATCtcctaa